In Panicum virgatum strain AP13 chromosome 4N, P.virgatum_v5, whole genome shotgun sequence, a single window of DNA contains:
- the LOC120670394 gene encoding F-box/LRR-repeat protein At2g42730-like translates to MAMVPRGKESRLAEDDHISRLPDAVLGDIVSLLRTKDGGRTQVLASRWRHLWRSAPLNLDLEDLPPFYQGRSIRSAELFGILSSHSGPGRRFSIPRRCFDGDANPAATLDGWLRSPALDNLQELEFHYGLNFQRRGSPMPPPPPPLLASAHRFSSTLRVASFGGCGFLDGNSRDLHLPLLEHLSLMNVRISESSLYALLAARPVLQSLMLTITLKYIWSDQVHDLSTADPFVGFDKWNCSPD, encoded by the coding sequence atggccatggTCCCCAGAGGCAAGGAGAGTCGGCTGGCAGAAGACGACCACATCAGCCGCCTCCCCGACGCCGTCCTCGGCGACATCGTGTCCCTTCTCCGCACCAAGGACGGCGGCCGCACGCAGGTCCTCGCCTCCCGGTGGCGCCACCTCTGGCGCTCCGCTCCTCTCAACCTCGACCTCGAAGACCTCCCCCCTTTCTACCAGGGACGGAGCATCCGGTCTGCAGAACTCTTCGGCATTCTCTCCTCGCACTcgggccccggccgccgcttcTCCATCCCCCGCCGCTGCTTCGACGGCGACGCCAACCCAGCCGCGACACTTGACGGCTGGCTCCGGTCCCCCGCCCTCGACAACCTCCAGGAGCTCGAGTTCCACTACGGCTTAAACTTTCAGCGTCGTGGGAGcccaatgccgccgccgccgccgccgctgcttgcGTCGGCCCACCGCTTCTCGTCCACCCTTCGCGTCGCCTCCTTCGGCGGCTGCGGTTTCCTGGACGGGAACTCCAGGGATCTGCACTTGCCACTTCTCGAGCATCTGAGCCTTATGAATGTGAGAATATCAGAGAGCTCCCTGTATGCCTTGCTCGCCGCCCGCCCTGTCCTGCAGAGCTTGATGCTAACTATAACTCTTAAATATATCTGGTCTGACCAAGTACACGATTTGTCAACTGCTGACCCCTTTGTAGGGTTTGACAAGTGGAACTGCTCTCCTGATTGA
- the LOC120670393 gene encoding tRNA 2'-phosphotransferase 1-like: protein MRAAAAAASPPPLPPPIPRPRFLMDPSPSSSSGGHHPVASQQRGGDGGRRGGGGGSYRADALGSSSSSSAGYHSMVSAFDSLHLRGDDGRRPGGGGVCRGGRGGGDGSDRVDALGSASSSPSAGYHSRADAFASPQPRGGGGRRRGGGGGGRGGRGDGNESERIAALGRLLSRVLRHMAAEPGLDMRPDGYVRVRDLLRLKLQSFANVPLRCHTVDEIREAVKRDNKQRFSLLEEDGELLIRANQGHTVTTVTSESLLKPILSADEVSVCVHGTYRKKLRLILQSGLNRMTRLHVHFSSGLPSDGEVISGMRPDVNVLIHLDVRKALHDGMKLYISDKNVILTEGFDGVVPVKYFEKIETWPGRAPIPFQR, encoded by the exons ATGAGggcagccgcggccgccgcctcgccccctcccctccctccaccAATCCCGCGCCCCCGGTTCCTCATGGACCcttcgccgtcctcctcctctggcGGCCACCACCCCGTCGCTTcccagcagcggggcggcgatggcggcaggagaggcggcggaggcgggagcTACCGCGCCGACGCCCTTggttcgtcgtcctcctcctccgccggctaCCACTCCATGGTCTCCGCCTTTGATTCCCTGCATCTGCGGGGCGATGACGGCAGGAGGCCCGGCGGAGGCGGTGTCTGTcggggagggcgcggcggcggggacggaaGCGACCGCGTCGACGCCCTTGGTTCGGCGTCGTCCTCCCCCTCTGCCGGCTACCACTCTAGGGCCGACGCCTTCGCTTCCCCgcagccgcgcggcggcggcggcaggaggcgcggcggcggcggcggcgggcggggaggGCGCGGCGACGGGAACGAGAGCGAACGCATCGCCGCTCTTGGCCGCCTCCT GTCGAGGGTGCTGCGCCACATGGCGGCGGAGCCGGGCCTGGACATGAGGCCGGACGGCTACGTGCGGGTCCGCGACCTTCTCAGGCTCAAACTGCAGTCCTTCGCCAACGTGCCACTCAGGTGCCACACGGTGGACGAAATCAGGGAG GCCGTCAAGCGGGATAACAAGCAGAGGTTTAGTCTGTTGGAGGAAGATGGTGAGCTATTGATTCGGGCGAACCAGGGGCACACAGTAACC ACTGTTACTTCAGAGAGTTTGCTGAAGCCCATTTTGTCAGCTGATGAAGTATCAG TCTGTGTGCATGGAACTTACCGGAAGAAACTTCGCTTGATCTTGCAATCTGGCCTAAATCGTATGACGAGGTTACATGTACATTTTTCAAGTGGATTACCATCAGATGGAGAAGTAATTAGTG GTATGCGACCGGATGTTAACGTTTTAATACATTTGGACGTCAGGAAGGCACTTCATG ATGGAATGAAGCTCTACATTTCAGACAAAAATGTGATCCTGACTGAAGGTTTTGATGGCGTTGTCCCTGTGAAATACTTTGAGAAAATCGAAACATGGCCAGGACGAGCACCGATTCCGTTTCAAAGATAA
- the LOC120669609 gene encoding 3-phosphoshikimate 1-carboxyvinyltransferase 2-like, with protein MAAMASRAAATVSLDLAAAAPGALSRRHRPGSARLPARPAAAAAGLRMRGRGRGTVAAAAAAAPAKAGADEVVLQPIREISGTVKLPGSKSLSNRILLLAALSEGTTVVDNLLDSEDVHYMLGALKALGLSVEADKAAKRAVVAGCGGKFPVEKDAKEEVLLFLGNAGTAMRPLTAAVTAAGGKATYVLDGVPRMRERPIGDLVVGLKQLGADVDCFLGTDCPPVRIKGIGGLPGGKVKLSGSISSQYLSALLMAAPLALGDVEIEIIDKLISIPYVEMTLRLMERFGVKAEHSDSWDRFYIKGGQKYKSPKNAYVEGDASSASYFLAGAAITGGTVTVEGCGTTSLQGDVKFAEVLEMMGAKVTWTETSVTVTGPPREPLGRKHLKAIDVNMNKMPDVAMTLAVVALFADGPTAIRDVASWRVKETERMVAIRTELTKLGASVEEGPDYCIIMPPEKLNITAIDTYDDHRMAMAFSLAACAEVPVTIRDPGCTRKTFPNYFDVLSTFVKN; from the exons atggcggccatggcgtccaGGGCAGCGGCCACCGTCtcgctcgacctcgccgccgccgccccgggggccctctcgcgccgccaccgcccgggCTCGGCGCGCCTGCCCGcgcgccccgctgccgccgccgccgggctgcggatgcgcgggcgcgggcgcgggacggtcgcggcggcggcggcggcggccccggcgaAGGCGGGCGCTGACGAGGTCGTGCTGCAGCCCATCCGGGAGATCTCCGGCACCGTGAAGCTGCCGGGGTCCAAGTCGCTCTCCAACCGGATCCTCCTGCTCGCCGCGCTGTCCGAG GGGACGACAGTGGTTGATAACCTGTTGGACAGTGAGGATGTCCACTACATGCTTGGTGCCTTGAAGGCCCTCGGGCTCTCTGTTGAGGCGGACAAAGCTGCCAAAAGGGCTGTAGTTGCTGGCTGTGGAGGCAAGTTCCCAGTTGAGAAGGATGCCAAAGAGGAAGTGCTGCTCTTCCTGGGGAACGCTGGAACTGCGATGCGGCCATTGACAGCAGCTGTGACTGCTGCTGGTGGAAAAGCAAC TTATGTCCTTGATGGGGTACCGAGAATGAGGGAGAGACCCATTGGCGACTTGGTCGTCGGATTGAAACAGCTTGGTGCGGATGTCGATTGTTTCCTTGGCACTGACTGCCCACCTGTTCGTATCAAGGGAATCGGAGGGCTACCTGGCGGCAAG GTTAAGCTGTCAGGCTCCATCAGCAGTCAATACTTGAGTGCCTTGTTGATGGCTGCGCCTCTAGCTCTTGGGGACGTGGAGATTGAAATCATTGATAAGCTAATCTCCATTCCCTATGTTGAAATGACATTGAGATTGATGGAGCGTTTTGGCGTGAAAGCAGAGCATTCTGATAGCTGGGACAGGTTCTACATCAAGGGAGGTCAAAAGTACAA GTCCCCTAAAaatgcatatgtggaaggtgaTGCTTCAAGTGCAAGCTATTTCTTGGCTGGTGCTGCAATTACTGGAGGGACTGTGACTGTTGAAGGGTGTGGCACCACCAGTCTGCAG GGTGATGTTAAATTTGCTGAGGTACTGGAGATGATGGGAGCAAAGGTTACATGGACCGAGACAAGTGTAACTGTTACTGGTCCACCACGGGAGCCTTTGGGGAGGAAACACCTTAAAGCCATTGATGTCAACATGAACAAAATGCCTGATGTCGCCATGACTCTTGCTGTGGTTGCTCTATTTGCTGATGGCCCAACTGCTATTAGAGATG TGGCTTCCTGGAGAGTGAAGGAGACCGAGAGGATGGTCGCAATCCGGACTGAGCTAACTAAG CTCGGTGCATCAGTTGAGGAAGGTCCGGATTACTGCATCATAATGCCACCAGAGAAGCTGAACATAACGGCAATCGACACCTACGACGACCACAGGATGGCCATGgccttctccctcgccgcctgcgccgagGTGCCTGTTACAATCAGGGACCCCGGGTGCACCCGCAAAACCTTCCCCAACTACTTCGATGTTCTGAGCACATTCGTCAAGAACTGA
- the LOC120669610 gene encoding 40S ribosomal protein S20 — translation MAAVDVAYAPPMKSGKAGFEGTLEPQHRIRITLSSRNVKNLEKVCGDLVKGAKGKQLRLKGPVRMPTKVLHITTRKSPCGEGTNTWDRFEMRIHKRVIDLVSTPDVVKQITSITIEPGVEVEVTISDV, via the exons atggcggcggtggacgTGGCGTACGCGCCGCCGATGAAGTCCGGCAAGGCGGGGTTCGAGGGGACGCTGGAGCCGCAGCACAGGATCCGCATCACCCTCTCCTCCAGGAACGTCAAGAACCTCGAGAAAG TCTGCGGCGATCTGGTGAAGGGTGCCAAGGGTAAGCAGCTGAGGTTGAAGGGACCTGTCCGGATGCCCACCAAGGTGCTCCACATCACCACCAGGAAGTCTCCCTGTGGCGAAG GCACCAACACCTGGGATCGTTTTGAGATGAGGATTCACAAGAGGGTGATTGATCTCGTCAGCACACCAGATGTGGTCAAGCAGATCACCTCAATCACCATCGAGCCTGGTGTGGAGGTCGAGGTGACAATCAGCGACGTGTAA